A genomic segment from Kyrpidia tusciae DSM 2912 encodes:
- a CDS encoding BREX protein BrxB domain-containing protein: MQPSLQKKMDALEQMMDDEGFLRGEGQGNELSYYVFDYDPKDEWVVRRFVNRLVRQSSRRIVNVNLYQAVLSLFEDEVGLDTLFEIEATEGTARLQRAMMPVLDSDRLVRSVAAAAEGAEALLLTGVGSLYPLLRSHGVLNRLHEWVTDVPVVLFSPARTTEAS, from the coding sequence ATGCAGCCGAGTTTACAGAAGAAGATGGATGCTCTGGAGCAGATGATGGACGATGAAGGCTTCCTTCGGGGGGAAGGGCAGGGCAATGAGTTGTCCTATTATGTATTTGATTACGATCCCAAAGATGAATGGGTGGTCCGGCGCTTTGTGAACCGCCTGGTGAGGCAGTCTTCCCGGCGGATTGTGAACGTCAACCTGTACCAAGCCGTCCTCTCCCTGTTCGAGGACGAGGTGGGGCTGGACACGCTCTTCGAGATCGAGGCGACCGAGGGAACGGCGAGGCTGCAGCGGGCGATGATGCCGGTGCTCGATTCGGACCGCCTCGTTCGATCCGTGGCCGCGGCGGCCGAGGGGGCGGAGGCCCTGCTTCTGACCGGTGTCGGGAGCCTGTATCCCCTGCTGCGTTCCCACGGCGTCCTGAATCGCCTGCATGAATGGGTGACGGATGTTCCCGTCGTGCTTTTTTCCCCGGCACGTACAACGGAAGCCAGTTGA
- a CDS encoding DUF4411 family protein yields MDTSSLITAWREQYPPDVFPSLWVNLDRLIRETRLVSPIDVFYELEKGGDALFRWVKERRGMFIEPDNEIQNIVRHLVNKFPQIIPQFSHTGVWADPWVVALAKVNGAIVVTEEKQASSNATRIKIPNMCIDLGVEHINFLELIRRESWNF; encoded by the coding sequence ATGGATACGAGCTCTCTTATTACAGCGTGGCGTGAACAATATCCCCCGGATGTGTTCCCTTCTTTATGGGTCAATTTGGACCGTTTGATTCGAGAGACAAGGCTCGTTTCACCTATTGATGTATTTTATGAATTGGAGAAGGGTGGAGACGCGTTATTTCGCTGGGTTAAAGAGCGTCGGGGAATGTTTATAGAGCCTGACAACGAGATACAGAACATAGTAAGACACTTAGTGAATAAATTCCCGCAAATAATTCCACAATTCAGCCATACTGGAGTATGGGCTGACCCGTGGGTGGTGGCACTGGCTAAAGTAAACGGGGCAATTGTGGTTACCGAGGAGAAACAGGCATCCTCCAATGCGACGCGAATCAAAATCCCGAACATGTGCATTGATCTTGGTGTGGAACATATAAACTTTTTAGAATTGATTAGAAGGGAATCATGGAACTTTTAA
- the cydC gene encoding thiol reductant ABC exporter subunit CydC: protein MKRRDWFFTYVKAYRRHLLLASVLGALGLGSSVGLMFTSGYLISSAALRPESILLLYVPIVAVRAFGISRAVLRYVERLVAHDLALSILAKMRSRFYRIIEPHALRFHTRYNAGEALGMMAGDMEHLQDLYVRTVIPAAAASLLYAGAVVAAGMVSGPLAWMIGPAIFVLWFVFPLLSYGALRRPSRHMQRWVRRMYRTLADALSGMGDLVAAGRQDDYLAVFSSLQKKKIDLERRMNTAGLLRDIAVQLVIALTVGLVILWSGNPAWHPGIPAVYFAAFVLATLSLADAFAPLSPAMEAIPAHRESLRRLADMEHTWGRADRPEQDPRHDGPSPVDVSTVEVVMDHVSFRYPGTTEWAVKDISLTIPQGKKIAILGKSGSGKSTMAHLLQGVFPPETGSVLVNGRPAHEWGDRMTEVLSVLNQNPHIFDTTVLENIRIGRPDAGPDEVRRAARLAQIETRILSLPAGYATRLYESGDRLSGGERRRIALARILLKDTPWIILDEPTAGLDPLTERRLLTTILAATEGKSLVLITHRLVGMERMDEILLIDEGRITDAGTHAELLERNPRYRAWFALDHPFVAAPRH, encoded by the coding sequence ATGAAAAGGCGGGATTGGTTCTTCACATACGTCAAAGCGTACCGGCGGCATCTGCTGCTCGCCTCGGTTCTCGGGGCGCTCGGACTCGGTTCGTCCGTGGGTTTGATGTTCACCTCCGGGTACCTGATCTCCAGCGCCGCGTTGCGGCCCGAATCGATTTTGCTCCTGTATGTGCCCATCGTCGCGGTCCGTGCGTTCGGCATTTCCCGGGCGGTCTTGCGCTATGTGGAGCGGCTGGTCGCCCATGACCTTGCACTGTCGATCCTGGCGAAGATGCGAAGCCGGTTTTATCGCATCATCGAGCCCCATGCCCTTCGGTTCCACACCCGGTACAACGCCGGAGAAGCGCTGGGTATGATGGCCGGTGATATGGAGCACCTGCAGGACCTGTACGTGCGGACGGTCATTCCCGCCGCGGCGGCCTCCCTGCTCTACGCCGGGGCGGTGGTCGCCGCGGGCATGGTCTCGGGACCACTGGCCTGGATGATCGGCCCGGCGATCTTCGTTCTCTGGTTTGTTTTTCCTCTTCTGTCTTACGGCGCGCTGCGGCGCCCATCCAGGCACATGCAACGCTGGGTGCGGCGGATGTACCGGACGTTGGCCGACGCCCTGTCCGGAATGGGGGATCTGGTGGCGGCCGGGCGGCAGGACGATTATCTGGCCGTGTTCTCCTCCTTGCAAAAGAAAAAAATAGACCTGGAACGCCGGATGAACACGGCGGGTCTGCTGCGGGACATCGCCGTTCAGCTGGTGATCGCTTTGACCGTCGGCCTGGTGATCTTGTGGTCGGGTAACCCCGCTTGGCATCCGGGCATCCCCGCCGTTTATTTCGCCGCCTTCGTGCTGGCGACCCTTTCCTTGGCGGACGCTTTCGCGCCCCTTTCCCCGGCCATGGAAGCCATTCCCGCCCACCGGGAATCCTTGCGCCGTCTGGCGGACATGGAGCATACTTGGGGACGCGCCGATCGTCCGGAACAAGACCCCCGACACGACGGCCCGAGCCCGGTCGATGTTTCCACGGTGGAGGTCGTGATGGACCACGTCTCGTTTCGTTACCCGGGCACGACCGAGTGGGCGGTGAAGGATATCTCGCTCACGATCCCTCAAGGCAAAAAAATCGCTATTCTCGGAAAAAGCGGTTCGGGGAAATCCACGATGGCACACTTGCTCCAAGGGGTGTTCCCGCCGGAGACAGGGTCGGTCCTGGTGAATGGACGACCCGCCCATGAGTGGGGCGACCGGATGACGGAGGTCCTGTCCGTGCTGAACCAGAATCCGCACATTTTCGATACGACGGTCTTGGAGAACATCCGGATCGGCCGGCCGGACGCCGGCCCGGACGAGGTGCGGAGGGCGGCGCGGCTCGCACAGATCGAAACCCGGATTCTGTCTCTTCCCGCGGGGTATGCCACCCGCCTGTACGAATCCGGCGACCGGCTTTCCGGCGGCGAGCGCCGGCGCATCGCCCTGGCGCGGATTCTCCTGAAAGACACGCCCTGGATCATCTTGGACGAGCCGACCGCGGGTCTCGACCCCTTGACCGAACGCCGGCTGCTCACCACCATTCTTGCCGCCACCGAGGGCAAATCCTTGGTGTTGATCACCCACCGTCTCGTCGGCATGGAGCGGATGGACGAGATTCTCCTGATAGACGAAGGACGCATCACCGATGCGGGTACCCATGCGGAGCTCCTCGAGCGCAACCCCCGGTACCGGGCCTGGTTTGCGCTCGACCATCCCTTTGTCGCGGCTCCCCGGCATTGA
- a CDS encoding XRE family transcriptional regulator: MATGPKMRINPSMLVWARQDCGYSLEEAARKIRVKPEVLKSWETGWDSPTLRQLRALGKTYRRPAALFYLDTPPDDRPAIADFRTVHRAEPDLSPELGFEIRKAYDRRRIACELMNDMGEEIPDFDLNAVLSESAQEVAHRIRMRLGISVEAQFAWPDQYEALRSWISAVEKSGVLVFQSTDIPLAQMRGFSISKRPLPVITLNGKDSPRGRIFTLLHEFVHLTLDDSGICDLRDQDPGSRNDLETFCNYIAAEVLVPREALLAQPLVQQHRGKRWDDSDLSRLANRFKVSQEVMLLRLLLFGLADQEFYQEKRLEYRRIYAQHLQESSKEGYEPYYRRVLRANGRAYTGIVLDAFYQKIIGPIELSNYLGGIKFDHMNSIEKALLGT, from the coding sequence TTGGCAACGGGTCCGAAAATGCGCATCAATCCCAGCATGTTAGTGTGGGCGCGTCAGGATTGTGGGTATTCTTTGGAGGAAGCGGCAAGGAAGATTCGGGTCAAACCGGAAGTCTTGAAGAGTTGGGAAACCGGCTGGGACAGCCCGACGTTGAGACAGTTGCGAGCCTTGGGGAAAACTTACCGGCGTCCTGCAGCCTTGTTCTACCTTGATACTCCTCCGGATGACCGTCCCGCTATCGCTGATTTCAGGACAGTCCACAGGGCTGAGCCTGACCTTTCGCCGGAACTTGGATTTGAGATTCGAAAAGCGTATGATCGTCGGCGGATCGCTTGCGAACTGATGAACGACATGGGTGAGGAGATCCCCGATTTTGACCTCAATGCTGTCCTTTCGGAGTCAGCTCAAGAGGTTGCGCACCGTATAAGAATGAGACTCGGGATTTCTGTGGAAGCGCAGTTTGCTTGGCCCGACCAATATGAAGCCTTACGCTCGTGGATTTCGGCCGTAGAAAAATCGGGAGTTCTGGTTTTTCAGTCCACAGATATCCCTTTGGCCCAGATGAGGGGATTCTCTATTTCCAAACGACCCTTGCCAGTGATCACGTTGAACGGCAAGGATTCTCCAAGGGGAAGGATATTTACTCTGCTGCACGAGTTCGTTCATCTCACCCTGGATGACAGTGGAATTTGTGACCTGAGAGACCAAGATCCCGGTAGCCGGAATGACCTGGAAACCTTTTGTAACTATATTGCCGCAGAAGTCCTCGTACCTCGGGAAGCACTTCTGGCCCAACCTCTTGTTCAACAGCATCGGGGCAAGCGCTGGGATGATTCTGACCTTTCCCGGTTGGCGAATCGATTCAAGGTCAGTCAGGAGGTCATGCTGCTCCGCCTCTTGCTTTTTGGCTTAGCGGATCAGGAATTTTATCAAGAAAAGCGCTTGGAGTATCGAAGAATATATGCGCAACATCTTCAGGAATCTTCAAAAGAAGGGTATGAACCGTACTACAGGCGTGTGCTCCGAGCGAACGGCCGAGCCTATACGGGCATTGTTCTTGACGCTTTTTACCAGAAAATCATTGGTCCCATAGAGCTGTCGAATTATTTGGGGGGGATAAAATTCGACCATATGAATTCAATAGAAAAAGCGTTATTAGGAACGTAA